A single Natrinema pellirubrum DSM 15624 DNA region contains:
- a CDS encoding type II/IV secretion system ATPase subunit: MDQRDTTPRADDEPAVAGATDSAADGAIEEIAEPAAAAGGDAEDSTIETARRVVRRVVETLRGSTVDVGDYEPDTHGPLVELDDPGDLEVIERYWVDAPFSYITIGYDHEANEHRYRPVEPRLRDDEAVLLETLFEDVRDPLLYRAEDGDDVESLLRETVREYLERYGAAVDTATFYRLFYYLYRDFRGYGRLAPIMHDPHVEDVSCDGYELPIFVYHDEYTDIETDVSFEADALDRFVVGLAQHSGRHISIGDPMVETTLPDGSRAELALGEEVTPRGSAFTIRKYADEPFTPIDLLEYGTFGVEQLAYLWLAIEHNKSLIFAGGTASGKTTSMNAVSMFVPPRSKVVTIEDTRELQLSHDNWLSAITRERVHEGTDVTMYDLLRSALRHRPEYIVVGEVRGEEAMTLFQAMNTGHTTYSTMHADSVQTAINRLESEPINVPRSMVQSLDILSVQTLTRAGDGRVRRNKVLAEIEGVDQRTGELDYSTAYSWDSESDSFRSAKSRVLSEIRDERGWSQTELLAELENRKQFLEYLRENGISDYRRFTAMVNEYYSDKAGVLERIGVESRLEAEDGADEGHGDENRTGGEDGLADGSVPAADSDAADSSGGPDVPRDR; encoded by the coding sequence CGACGCCGAGGATTCGACGATCGAGACCGCGCGGCGGGTCGTCCGGCGGGTCGTCGAGACGCTCCGTGGATCGACCGTCGATGTCGGCGACTACGAACCGGACACGCACGGGCCGCTCGTCGAACTCGACGATCCCGGAGACCTCGAGGTGATCGAACGCTACTGGGTCGACGCCCCCTTCTCGTACATCACGATCGGCTACGATCACGAGGCCAACGAACACCGCTACCGGCCCGTCGAACCGCGGCTGCGCGATGACGAAGCGGTGCTGCTCGAGACGCTGTTCGAGGACGTCCGCGATCCGCTCCTGTATCGCGCCGAGGACGGCGACGACGTCGAGTCTTTGCTCCGGGAGACGGTCCGCGAGTACCTCGAGCGCTACGGTGCCGCGGTCGACACCGCGACGTTCTATCGCCTGTTTTACTACCTCTACCGGGATTTCCGGGGCTACGGCCGGCTCGCGCCGATCATGCACGATCCCCACGTCGAGGACGTCTCCTGTGACGGCTACGAGCTGCCGATCTTCGTCTATCACGACGAGTACACCGACATCGAGACCGACGTCTCGTTCGAGGCGGACGCGCTCGATCGGTTCGTCGTCGGACTCGCCCAACACTCGGGGCGACACATCTCGATCGGCGATCCGATGGTCGAGACGACCCTGCCGGACGGCTCGCGGGCCGAACTCGCGCTCGGTGAGGAGGTCACTCCCCGCGGCTCGGCCTTTACCATCCGCAAGTACGCCGACGAGCCGTTCACCCCGATCGACCTGCTCGAGTACGGGACCTTCGGCGTCGAACAGTTGGCCTACCTCTGGCTGGCGATCGAACACAACAAGAGTCTGATCTTCGCGGGCGGGACCGCCTCGGGGAAGACGACGAGCATGAACGCCGTCTCGATGTTCGTCCCGCCCCGGTCGAAGGTGGTGACGATCGAGGACACCCGCGAACTGCAACTCTCTCACGACAACTGGCTCTCCGCGATCACCCGCGAGCGGGTCCACGAGGGGACCGACGTGACGATGTACGATCTGCTGCGATCGGCGCTGCGTCACCGCCCGGAGTACATCGTCGTCGGCGAGGTCCGCGGCGAGGAGGCGATGACGCTCTTCCAGGCCATGAACACCGGCCACACGACCTATTCGACGATGCACGCCGACTCGGTCCAGACGGCGATCAACCGCCTCGAGAGCGAGCCGATCAACGTTCCCCGATCGATGGTCCAGAGTCTCGACATCCTCTCGGTCCAGACCCTGACCCGGGCCGGCGACGGGCGCGTGCGCCGCAACAAGGTCCTCGCCGAGATCGAGGGCGTCGACCAGCGTACTGGCGAACTCGACTACTCGACGGCCTACAGCTGGGACAGCGAGAGCGACAGCTTTCGGAGCGCCAAGAGCCGCGTCCTCTCGGAGATCCGCGACGAACGTGGCTGGAGCCAGACGGAGTTGCTCGCCGAACTCGAGAACCGCAAGCAGTTCCTCGAGTACCTCCGCGAGAACGGGATCAGCGACTACCGACGGTTCACCGCCATGGTCAACGAGTACTACAGCGACAAGGCGGGCGTCCTCGAGCGGATCGGGGTCGAGAGCCGGCTCGAGGCCGAAGACGGGGCCGACGAGGGGCACGGGGACGAGAACCGAACCGGAGGCGAGGACGGGCTCGCGGACGGGAGTGTTCCGGCCGCCGACTCCGATGCTGCGGACTCGAGCGGGGGACCGGACGTCCCTCGGGACCGATGA
- a CDS encoding type II secretion system F family protein has translation MRLVPFLPLALALACLVPIAAARYVARVDRVLARIANRCFGSHVDLFRGERPDRRAALRAAQLPTTDREYGATTLLYATIATVVGAVLGIYAGWGLLSLLAIDPETIRAAVPGPLAFLAGLAGVPSLSAIELAALLLGSAVTVGAVAGAGTYWFRWWYPSYLADGRARRIEASLPAAVAFLYALSKSGMAVPDAVRVLADQEDTYGEVAAEFSVAVREMDTFGTDVITALETMGRRSPSPQFREFTENLVGVLRSGQPLSTFLERQYRDYREEAESQQESALGLLATLAEAYVTVLVAGPLFLITILVVIGIAAGETFGQLQLLVYLFLPLANLGFVVYLSTVTEDLTPGRGSSGGEQALESPSVDAVPTERAPDLPGARPHPNVERVRYYRRLRGLRERLGQPLRTLVGRPSLTFVITVPLVLAAFVGRHSPLAGEVAVTAVDDTIAVGALFAIGVFAVAEEVRRRRLSAIEAAVPDLLDRLASANEAGSSIVAAIDRVRDSELGPLGDELDRVWADVEWGADLQTALRRFEGRVGTRSVSRVVTLLTESMAASGNLGTTLRIAARGAAADRRLERERRQAMLEYVVVVYVSFLVFLFIIGVLSGYLLPNLPTEGAEIASGTGTTELGGLSGGDAEAYATLFYHATLVQGLLSGLIAGQLSTGDVRAGAKHAAIMLALTIGLFTVVL, from the coding sequence ATGAGACTGGTCCCTTTCCTCCCGCTGGCGCTCGCACTGGCGTGTCTCGTCCCGATCGCGGCGGCGAGATACGTCGCCCGGGTCGATCGCGTTCTCGCCCGGATCGCGAATCGCTGCTTCGGGTCCCACGTCGATCTGTTTCGCGGCGAGCGACCGGACCGACGGGCGGCCCTGCGGGCCGCACAGCTCCCGACGACCGATCGCGAGTACGGGGCGACGACGCTGCTGTACGCCACGATCGCCACCGTCGTCGGTGCCGTCCTCGGGATCTACGCCGGCTGGGGACTGCTGTCGCTGCTCGCGATCGATCCCGAGACCATCCGGGCAGCGGTCCCGGGACCCCTCGCGTTCCTCGCGGGGCTGGCCGGTGTCCCGTCGCTGTCCGCGATCGAACTCGCCGCGCTCTTGCTCGGCTCGGCGGTGACCGTCGGGGCCGTCGCCGGCGCGGGGACCTACTGGTTCCGGTGGTGGTATCCGAGCTACCTCGCGGACGGCCGTGCCCGCCGAATCGAGGCGAGTCTCCCCGCGGCCGTCGCCTTCCTCTATGCCCTCTCGAAGAGCGGGATGGCCGTCCCCGATGCAGTCCGGGTCCTCGCCGACCAGGAGGACACCTACGGCGAGGTCGCCGCCGAGTTCTCGGTCGCGGTCAGGGAGATGGACACGTTCGGTACCGACGTGATCACCGCCCTCGAGACGATGGGGCGGCGCTCGCCGAGCCCCCAGTTCCGGGAGTTCACCGAGAACCTCGTCGGCGTCCTCCGGAGCGGACAGCCCCTCTCGACGTTCCTCGAGCGCCAGTATCGAGACTACCGGGAGGAGGCCGAGTCCCAGCAAGAGAGCGCGCTCGGGCTGCTCGCGACGCTTGCCGAAGCCTACGTCACGGTGCTGGTCGCCGGGCCGCTCTTTCTGATCACCATCCTCGTGGTCATCGGGATCGCCGCGGGCGAGACGTTCGGGCAACTGCAGCTCCTCGTCTACCTGTTCCTGCCGCTTGCAAACCTCGGGTTCGTCGTTTACCTGAGTACGGTAACCGAGGACCTCACGCCGGGCCGTGGCTCCAGCGGAGGTGAACAGGCCCTCGAGTCCCCGTCGGTCGACGCCGTCCCGACCGAACGCGCCCCCGATCTGCCGGGGGCGCGGCCGCATCCCAACGTCGAGCGCGTTCGGTACTACCGGCGGCTCCGTGGCCTTCGAGAGCGGCTCGGGCAGCCACTCCGAACGCTCGTCGGACGGCCGTCGCTGACGTTCGTGATTACCGTTCCCCTCGTCCTCGCGGCGTTCGTCGGTCGCCACTCGCCCCTCGCGGGCGAGGTCGCCGTGACCGCGGTCGACGACACCATCGCAGTCGGGGCGCTGTTCGCGATCGGCGTCTTCGCGGTCGCCGAGGAGGTTCGGCGTCGCCGGCTCTCGGCGATCGAGGCCGCGGTGCCGGACCTGCTCGATCGACTCGCCAGCGCCAACGAGGCCGGATCCTCGATCGTCGCGGCGATCGACCGCGTCCGGGACTCCGAACTCGGGCCGCTCGGCGACGAACTCGACCGCGTCTGGGCCGACGTCGAGTGGGGTGCGGACCTTCAGACCGCGCTCCGCCGGTTCGAGGGTCGCGTCGGCACCCGGTCGGTCTCCCGGGTCGTGACGCTGCTGACCGAATCGATGGCGGCCAGCGGCAACCTCGGGACCACGCTTCGCATCGCCGCTCGCGGCGCCGCCGCCGACCGTCGACTCGAGCGCGAACGCCGGCAAGCGATGCTCGAGTACGTGGTCGTCGTCTACGTCTCCTTTCTGGTCTTTCTGTTCATCATCGGCGTGCTGTCGGGCTATCTCCTGCCGAACCTCCCGACCGAGGGGGCGGAGATCGCCTCGGGGACCGGCACGACCGAACTGGGAGGTCTCTCGGGAGGCGACGCCGAGGCCTACGCGACGCTGTTTTACCACGCGACGCTGGTACAGGGGCTGCTGTCGGGACTGATCGCCGGCCAGTTGAGTACCGGCGACGTCAGGGCCGGCGCGAAACACGCCGCGATCATGCTCGCACTTACCATCGGGCTCTTCACGGTCGTCCTGTGA
- a CDS encoding 30S ribosomal protein S15, whose amino-acid sequence MARMHTRRRGSSGSDKPSADEPPEWSDVDPEDIESRVVELAEQGHDPSQIGMKLRDEGVTGTPIPDVKLATGKKITEILEENDARADIPEDLWNLMERAVRLREHVQQNQQDHQNKRALQNTEAKVRRLADYYRGDELEPDFTYTPELAKELIEDAE is encoded by the coding sequence ATGGCACGAATGCACACCCGCCGACGCGGCTCGTCCGGTTCGGACAAGCCCTCGGCAGACGAACCACCGGAGTGGAGCGACGTCGACCCAGAAGACATCGAATCGCGGGTCGTCGAACTGGCCGAGCAGGGTCACGACCCGAGCCAGATCGGGATGAAGCTGCGTGACGAGGGCGTCACCGGCACCCCGATTCCGGACGTCAAGCTGGCGACCGGGAAGAAAATCACCGAGATCCTCGAGGAGAACGACGCGCGAGCGGACATCCCCGAGGACCTCTGGAACCTGATGGAGCGTGCGGTGCGCCTGCGCGAACACGTCCAGCAGAACCAGCAGGACCACCAGAACAAACGCGCTCTGCAGAACACCGAAGCGAAGGTCCGTCGCCTGGCCGACTACTACCGCGGCGACGAACTCGAGCCTGACTTCACGTACACGCCCGAACTCGCGAAGGAACTCATCGAAGACGCCGAGTAA
- a CDS encoding KEOPS complex subunit Pcc1: MSRRATIRTTHDDAALVARALEPDNTDEMATTVDDGTVVTRIDRETTSGLQSTVDDYVVNLAVAIDVASTARTEQDDRPTDTGPVSDHDTDTTYNE; the protein is encoded by the coding sequence ATGAGCCGGCGAGCGACGATCCGGACGACCCACGACGACGCAGCGCTGGTCGCACGGGCGCTCGAGCCGGACAACACCGACGAGATGGCGACGACGGTCGACGACGGCACGGTCGTCACGCGGATCGACCGCGAGACGACCAGCGGCCTGCAGTCGACGGTCGACGACTACGTCGTCAACCTCGCCGTCGCGATCGACGTCGCGTCGACGGCGCGAACCGAACAGGACGACCGACCGACGGACACGGGACCTGTGTCCGACCACGACACCGATACAACATACAATGAGTGA
- a CDS encoding 30S ribosomal protein S3ae: MSERSVSRAKQEKRWYTVLAPEQFDRQELGETPADEPEKVYDRTIETTLGDLNNNASENNTKLTFKITDVGSDSAYTEFVEHSLTRDYLRSLVRRGASKIEAYVTVLTTDDYRVQIQPVAFTTKKADASQEKAIREQMVEMIEEAAEERSFEELVDSVVEGRLSSAIYGEAKTIYPLRRVEIQKTTLEAHPEEVAEEEATAVDVED; encoded by the coding sequence ATGAGTGAACGATCAGTTTCACGCGCGAAACAGGAGAAGCGGTGGTACACCGTCCTGGCACCCGAACAGTTCGACCGCCAGGAACTCGGCGAAACCCCCGCTGACGAACCGGAGAAAGTCTACGACCGAACCATCGAAACGACGCTTGGCGACCTCAACAACAACGCCAGCGAGAACAACACGAAGCTGACCTTCAAGATCACGGACGTCGGCAGCGACTCGGCCTACACCGAGTTCGTCGAGCACTCGCTGACGCGGGACTACCTGCGCTCGCTCGTCCGACGCGGTGCCTCCAAGATCGAGGCCTACGTCACCGTCCTCACGACGGACGACTACCGCGTCCAGATCCAGCCCGTCGCCTTCACGACCAAGAAGGCCGACGCGAGCCAGGAGAAGGCCATCCGCGAGCAGATGGTCGAGATGATCGAGGAAGCCGCCGAGGAGCGCTCCTTCGAGGAACTCGTCGACAGCGTCGTCGAAGGTCGTCTCTCCTCCGCCATCTACGGCGAGGCCAAGACGATCTACCCGCTGCGACGCGTCGAGATCCAGAAGACCACCCTCGAGGCCCACCCCGAGGAAGTCGCCGAAGAGGAAGCGACCGCGGTCGACGTCGAGGACTGA
- a CDS encoding putative quinol monooxygenase — protein MPGTIVIHASFPIDPDRREEALELIADLVAESQAEDGILDYRATTDIAEPNVVRFFERYEDEAAVGAHARSDHYQEFEATLPDLLAGEPEVTRFDVDSAADVEL, from the coding sequence GTGCCCGGCACGATCGTTATCCACGCGAGTTTCCCGATCGACCCTGACCGCCGCGAAGAGGCCCTCGAGCTGATCGCGGACCTCGTCGCCGAATCGCAGGCCGAAGACGGCATCCTCGACTACCGAGCCACGACCGATATTGCCGAGCCGAACGTCGTCCGCTTCTTCGAGCGCTACGAGGACGAAGCGGCCGTCGGCGCACACGCCCGGAGCGACCACTACCAGGAGTTCGAAGCCACGCTGCCGGACCTGCTCGCCGGCGAGCCCGAGGTCACCCGGTTCGACGTCGACTCGGCCGCGGACGTCGAACTGTAG
- a CDS encoding cupredoxin domain-containing protein: MNRRAYLATVGTATAVGLAGCSSALSVFDDDSCTGEDCHIGMTRTEFRPESYEVSVGETVVWKNTSEAYHTVTAFESSIPDGADYFATGGFEDQATAYEAWHEDQGGRLSSRETFEHTFEVPGTYDYVCIPHERAEMLGEIVVTE; this comes from the coding sequence ATGAACCGGCGCGCCTATCTCGCTACCGTCGGCACTGCCACCGCTGTCGGACTGGCCGGCTGTTCGTCCGCGCTCAGCGTGTTCGACGACGATTCCTGTACTGGCGAAGACTGTCATATCGGCATGACTCGGACCGAGTTCCGGCCCGAATCCTACGAGGTCTCCGTCGGCGAGACCGTCGTCTGGAAGAACACGAGCGAGGCCTATCACACCGTGACCGCCTTCGAGTCGAGCATCCCCGACGGGGCCGACTACTTCGCCACCGGCGGGTTCGAGGACCAGGCGACGGCGTACGAAGCCTGGCACGAGGATCAAGGCGGTCGTCTCTCGTCCCGCGAGACCTTCGAACACACCTTCGAGGTTCCCGGCACCTACGATTACGTCTGTATCCCCCACGAGCGAGCGGAGATGCTGGGCGAAATCGTCGTCACCGAGTGA
- a CDS encoding protein sorting system archaetidylserine synthase (This PssA-like phosphatidyltransferase, along with a PssD-like decarboxylase, is required in Haloarchaea for the archaeosortase ArtA to replace the PGF-CTERM sorting signal with a C-terminal lipid anchor.), with translation MLPRFVGRLGVADAVTIANAALGFVAVVVAAVDIDLAARLILLAAIADGLDGILARRYGGTEAGPYLDSLADVASFALAPAVLSFTVVTDGLAVDFDTITPELLAVAGVCALFVAMAVTRLGMYTAYDISGSYTEGVQTTLAATVLGAAILAGETQPWLVLGVTGAFCYLMVSRIQYPDLLARDAGIMGIVHALAILVPDLAGRTFPYALLTLGLAYMTLSPWFYWGDAERTGEVDVHGNA, from the coding sequence ATGCTCCCCCGGTTCGTCGGTCGACTCGGTGTCGCCGACGCGGTGACGATCGCGAACGCCGCCCTGGGATTCGTCGCCGTCGTCGTCGCGGCCGTCGACATCGATCTGGCCGCCCGACTGATCCTCCTGGCGGCGATCGCGGACGGGCTCGACGGCATCCTCGCGCGCCGCTACGGCGGCACCGAGGCCGGGCCGTACCTCGACTCGCTCGCCGACGTCGCCTCCTTCGCCCTCGCCCCCGCGGTCCTCTCCTTTACCGTCGTCACGGACGGCCTCGCGGTCGATTTCGACACGATCACGCCGGAACTGCTCGCGGTGGCCGGCGTCTGTGCGCTGTTCGTCGCCATGGCCGTCACCCGGCTCGGGATGTACACCGCCTACGACATCTCCGGCAGTTACACCGAGGGCGTCCAGACGACACTAGCTGCGACCGTGCTGGGTGCGGCGATCCTCGCCGGCGAGACCCAGCCGTGGCTCGTCCTCGGCGTCACCGGCGCGTTCTGTTACCTGATGGTCTCCCGGATCCAGTACCCCGACCTGCTCGCCCGCGACGCCGGCATCATGGGGATCGTCCACGCGCTCGCGATTCTCGTCCCCGACCTCGCCGGCCGGACGTTCCCCTACGCCCTCCTGACGCTCGGGTTGGCCTACATGACACTCAGCCCCTGGTTCTACTGGGGCGACGCCGAACGCACCGGCGAGGTCGACGTGCATGGAAACGCTTAG
- a CDS encoding HEAT repeat domain-containing protein, with protein sequence MSEDEATDDAAEAGADEQEPVDLEAIRERLDGLAADLEALESSLEAAETEDDLDVVEADLESFRAELESVEVPEPPETDDEDEEDEEPAPEEELQEQYDEIESDLSDLESDLEDQRGPYGEDVVSEIEGVSGTITGTRWTEEGNAELIEAVDSFLDELNDLLETSVTLVNEGDDVSDQLEATLDDAADAVADAGLDADDDAETIAGLLTATDDLEGGVDDATEWTDLEIREQLRREGYYDVLDHVKDFPPEWHALKVHEKQGNVEMILLALETFDSDFMEEHCMESLERMGSRAEPATDAMLQKANRRDKAAMRILGKIGVADEEVVETLVDYVDSNPNLQQPAFRALGEIGAEDAVEPIAQQLVAEEADVRSWAARALGLIGDTRAIEPLADVLADDEADRVRASAAWALNRIGTQEALEIVADYDDDRAYLVQAEAENADLEPAA encoded by the coding sequence ATGAGCGAGGACGAGGCAACTGACGACGCGGCCGAAGCGGGGGCAGACGAGCAAGAACCCGTAGACCTCGAGGCGATCCGGGAGCGCCTCGACGGACTCGCCGCCGACCTCGAGGCCCTCGAATCGAGCCTCGAGGCGGCCGAGACCGAGGACGACTTAGATGTCGTCGAGGCCGACCTCGAGTCGTTCCGGGCGGAACTCGAGAGCGTCGAGGTGCCGGAGCCGCCGGAAACCGACGACGAGGACGAGGAAGACGAGGAGCCGGCCCCGGAGGAGGAACTCCAGGAGCAGTACGACGAGATCGAGAGCGATCTCTCGGATCTCGAGTCCGACCTCGAGGACCAGCGCGGTCCCTACGGCGAGGACGTGGTGAGCGAGATCGAGGGCGTCAGCGGGACGATCACGGGCACCCGCTGGACCGAGGAGGGCAACGCCGAGCTGATCGAGGCCGTCGATAGCTTCCTCGACGAGCTGAACGACCTGCTCGAGACGTCGGTCACGCTGGTCAACGAGGGCGACGACGTGTCCGACCAACTCGAGGCCACGCTCGACGACGCGGCCGACGCCGTCGCCGACGCCGGTCTCGACGCCGACGACGACGCCGAGACGATCGCCGGCCTGCTCACGGCCACCGACGACCTGGAGGGCGGCGTGGACGACGCCACCGAGTGGACCGACCTCGAGATTCGCGAACAGCTGCGCCGCGAGGGCTACTACGATGTCCTCGATCACGTCAAGGACTTCCCGCCGGAGTGGCACGCGCTGAAGGTCCACGAGAAGCAGGGCAACGTCGAGATGATCCTGCTTGCCCTCGAGACCTTCGACTCCGATTTCATGGAAGAACACTGCATGGAGTCGCTCGAGCGCATGGGCTCGCGCGCGGAACCGGCCACCGACGCAATGTTGCAGAAGGCCAACCGCCGCGATAAGGCCGCCATGCGCATCCTCGGGAAGATCGGCGTCGCCGACGAGGAGGTCGTCGAGACGCTGGTCGACTACGTCGACTCCAATCCGAACCTCCAGCAACCCGCCTTCCGTGCCCTCGGCGAGATCGGTGCCGAAGACGCGGTCGAGCCGATCGCCCAGCAACTCGTCGCCGAAGAAGCCGACGTCCGCAGCTGGGCCGCCCGCGCGCTCGGCCTGATCGGCGACACCCGTGCCATCGAGCCGCTCGCGGACGTCCTCGCGGACGACGAGGCCGACCGCGTCCGGGCCAGCGCCGCGTGGGCGCTCAACCGCATCGGCACACAGGAGGCCCTCGAGATCGTCGCCGACTACGACGACGACCGGGCCTATCTCGTCCAGGCCGAGGCCGAGAACGCCGACCTCGAGCCCGCGGCCTGA